One genomic segment of Kribbella jejuensis includes these proteins:
- a CDS encoding ABC transporter permease — protein sequence MPQLDVHRNEHEVDAVEAGLDALDTPVQAVEGSRLRRIAARVLPPIGAVVLFVAIWQALWAAAFWPEYKLPAPAAVWSQIWQLVASGDILGLFWVSVHRAVIGFAFSLLIAVPLGLAIANLPVVRRGIGPIVSGLQSLPSVAWVPAAILWFGINDRAIYWVVLLGAVPSIANGLVSGLDQVPPILPRVGKALGAGRWGGIRYILLPAALPGFLGGLKQGWAFSWRSLMAAELIATSPELGEGLGQFLHNGMSLSDISMVFAGIVLIFVVGVGIELLVFRPLENSVLRARGLTSSAH from the coding sequence ATGCCGCAGCTTGACGTCCATCGGAACGAGCACGAAGTAGACGCGGTCGAGGCCGGACTCGATGCCCTCGACACCCCGGTCCAGGCGGTCGAGGGTTCACGGCTCCGGCGGATCGCGGCGCGGGTGCTCCCGCCGATCGGCGCAGTCGTCCTGTTCGTCGCGATCTGGCAAGCCTTGTGGGCGGCCGCGTTCTGGCCCGAGTACAAGCTGCCCGCGCCCGCGGCGGTGTGGAGCCAGATCTGGCAACTCGTGGCCAGTGGCGACATCCTCGGGCTGTTCTGGGTGTCGGTGCACCGGGCCGTGATCGGGTTCGCGTTCTCGCTGCTGATCGCTGTCCCGCTCGGGCTCGCGATCGCGAATCTGCCGGTGGTACGACGGGGTATCGGGCCGATCGTCTCCGGACTGCAGAGCCTGCCCTCGGTGGCGTGGGTACCGGCCGCGATCCTGTGGTTCGGGATCAACGACCGCGCGATCTACTGGGTGGTGCTGCTCGGCGCGGTGCCGTCGATCGCGAACGGGCTGGTGTCCGGGCTCGACCAGGTGCCACCGATCCTGCCGCGGGTCGGCAAGGCCCTCGGTGCCGGCCGCTGGGGCGGGATCCGGTACATCCTGCTGCCGGCCGCGTTGCCCGGTTTCCTCGGCGGACTCAAGCAGGGCTGGGCGTTCTCGTGGCGGTCGCTGATGGCGGCCGAGCTGATCGCGACCTCACCGGAACTCGGTGAAGGCCTCGGGCAGTTCCTGCACAACGGCATGTCGCTGTCGGACATCTCGATGGTGTTCGCCGGCATCGTGCTGATCTTCGTGGTCGGCGTCGGCATCGAGCTGCTCGTCTTCCGCCCGCTCGAGAACAGCGTGCTCCGCGCGCGGGGACTCACCTCCTCCGCACACTGA
- a CDS encoding ABC transporter substrate-binding protein yields the protein MSIIRPFRLLAATLALTAAAAGCSRAGGSDATQAASSDKGPATELRLGYFPNVTHAAALVGLGKGLFAKELGSTKLVPTKFNAGPEEVGALLGGSLDAGFIGSGPAINAYAKSNGEAVRLIAGATSGGAQLVVKPSITKPADLIGKTVVTPQLGNTQDVALKKWLAGQNLTGKVKVTNLENAQTLDAFKKGDVDAAWLPEPWSSRLVLDAGAKVLLDEASLWPDGKFPTTVLIVRTQFLQEHPETVKALLSGLVAAIDYSNSNAADAKAVVNDQLKQATGKSLKPAVIDRAFQHIKITADPIASTFPQLAKDQVTAGIAKQAPAVAGFADLGPLNEVLAKAGKPAVDAAGLDSK from the coding sequence GTGAGCATCATCCGTCCGTTCCGTCTGCTCGCGGCCACCTTGGCCCTTACCGCCGCCGCAGCGGGCTGCTCCCGCGCCGGTGGCAGCGACGCGACCCAGGCCGCTTCCAGCGACAAGGGCCCCGCGACCGAGCTGCGGCTCGGCTACTTCCCGAACGTCACCCACGCCGCCGCACTCGTCGGCCTCGGCAAGGGCCTGTTCGCCAAGGAGCTCGGCAGCACCAAGCTCGTCCCGACCAAGTTCAACGCCGGCCCCGAGGAAGTGGGAGCCCTGCTCGGTGGCTCGCTGGACGCAGGCTTCATCGGCTCCGGTCCGGCCATCAACGCGTACGCGAAATCGAACGGCGAAGCGGTCCGGCTGATCGCCGGTGCGACGTCCGGTGGCGCGCAGTTGGTGGTGAAGCCGTCGATCACCAAGCCCGCCGACCTGATCGGCAAGACCGTCGTCACGCCGCAGCTCGGCAACACCCAGGACGTGGCGCTGAAGAAGTGGCTTGCCGGTCAGAACCTGACCGGCAAGGTCAAGGTCACCAACCTGGAGAACGCGCAGACCCTCGACGCCTTCAAGAAGGGCGACGTGGACGCGGCCTGGTTGCCCGAGCCCTGGTCGTCGCGGCTGGTCCTGGACGCCGGCGCGAAGGTGCTGCTCGACGAGGCGTCGCTGTGGCCGGACGGGAAGTTCCCGACCACCGTGCTGATCGTCCGCACGCAGTTCCTGCAGGAACACCCCGAGACCGTGAAGGCGCTGCTGTCCGGTCTGGTCGCCGCGATCGACTACAGCAACTCGAACGCGGCCGACGCCAAGGCCGTCGTGAACGACCAGCTCAAGCAAGCGACCGGCAAGTCGCTGAAGCCGGCCGTCATCGACCGCGCGTTCCAGCACATCAAGATCACCGCCGACCCGATCGCGAGCACGTTCCCGCAGCTCGCCAAGGACCAGGTCACCGCGGGCATCGCCAAGCAGGCGCCGGCCGTGGCCGGCTTCGCGGACCTCGGCCCGCTGAACGAAGTACTCGCCAAGGCAGGCAAGCCCGCGGTCGACGCCGCCGGCTTGGACTCGAAGTAA
- a CDS encoding sulfite exporter TauE/SafE family protein, protein MRRLVLIALLGSIAQLVDGTLGMAYGVTASTALLITGITPAVASASVHLAEVGTTLASGLSHWRFGNVDWRVVALIGAPGAVGAFAGATFLSSLSTESASLWVAGLLLLLGVYILVRFGTGKVRAVVEGRLAGKFLGPLGLVAGFIDATGGGGWGPVANSALLTSGKLAPRRAVGSVNAAEFLVSVAASIGFLFGLGKEHLPFGIVAALLVGGVVAAPLAAWLVSRLATRWLGVGVGLVLILTNARTVLHGLDVTAGPRYAVYAALVLGWAALVTYGVRTSTRRAVPVETTNELELVS, encoded by the coding sequence ATGCGTCGTCTCGTCCTGATCGCCTTGCTCGGCTCGATCGCCCAGCTCGTCGACGGCACCCTCGGCATGGCATACGGCGTCACCGCCAGTACTGCCCTGCTGATCACCGGCATCACCCCGGCGGTCGCGTCCGCCTCGGTCCACCTGGCCGAGGTCGGTACGACGCTCGCCTCCGGCCTGTCGCACTGGCGGTTCGGGAACGTCGACTGGCGCGTCGTCGCGCTGATCGGTGCTCCCGGCGCGGTCGGGGCGTTCGCCGGTGCGACGTTCCTGTCCAGCCTGTCGACCGAGTCGGCCTCGCTGTGGGTGGCCGGCCTGTTGCTGCTGCTCGGCGTCTACATCCTGGTCCGGTTCGGCACCGGGAAGGTCCGCGCCGTGGTGGAGGGCCGGCTGGCCGGGAAGTTCCTCGGCCCGCTCGGGCTGGTGGCCGGGTTCATCGACGCCACCGGCGGTGGCGGGTGGGGGCCGGTCGCGAACTCCGCTCTGCTGACCAGCGGCAAGCTGGCGCCGCGGCGCGCGGTCGGGTCGGTGAACGCGGCCGAGTTCCTGGTGTCGGTCGCCGCCAGCATCGGGTTCCTCTTCGGCCTGGGTAAGGAGCACCTGCCGTTCGGCATCGTCGCCGCGCTGCTCGTCGGCGGCGTCGTCGCCGCGCCACTGGCCGCCTGGCTGGTGTCGCGACTTGCCACCCGCTGGCTGGGTGTCGGCGTCGGCCTGGTGCTGATCCTCACCAACGCGCGCACCGTTCTGCACGGCCTCGACGTCACCGCCGGCCCGCGGTACGCCGTCTACGCGGCCCTCGTCCTCGGCTGGGCCGCCCTCGTCACGTACGGCGTCCGCACCTCGACGCGGCGCGCCGTACCGGTCGAGACCACCAACGAGCTCGAGCTCGTTTCCTGA
- a CDS encoding ABC transporter ATP-binding protein — MTATVDADVTTRADQLSPVRFHQVGKAFGSGRKAVVALDGVDLEVRAGEFVCLLGASGCGKTTLLNLVAGLDRPTTGRIELHSSRPAVVFQEAALMPWLTAAGNVELPLRMAGVPKAQRRAKAAELLELVRLKGLGDKRPHELSGGMRQRVALARALASTADSTDSADAGKPSLLLMDEPFSALDAITRDVLQGELLRIWRATGTAILFVTHDVREAVRLGQRVVLLSSRPGRVVREWDVEESGDAVAEINTALRKVISSHAAA; from the coding sequence ATGACCGCGACCGTGGACGCTGATGTGACGACCCGGGCGGACCAGCTCAGCCCGGTGCGGTTTCACCAAGTGGGTAAGGCGTTCGGCAGCGGCCGCAAGGCGGTGGTCGCGCTCGACGGCGTCGACCTCGAGGTGCGGGCCGGTGAGTTCGTCTGCCTGCTCGGCGCGTCCGGGTGCGGCAAGACGACCCTGCTCAACCTGGTCGCGGGTCTGGACCGGCCGACCACCGGGCGGATCGAGCTGCACTCGTCCCGCCCGGCGGTCGTCTTCCAGGAGGCCGCGCTGATGCCGTGGCTGACGGCGGCCGGCAACGTCGAGCTTCCGCTGCGGATGGCCGGCGTACCGAAGGCGCAGCGCCGCGCGAAGGCGGCCGAGCTGCTCGAACTCGTACGGCTCAAAGGGCTTGGGGACAAGCGGCCGCACGAGCTGTCCGGTGGCATGAGGCAACGAGTTGCTCTTGCCCGGGCGCTGGCGTCGACGGCCGACAGCACGGACAGTGCCGACGCGGGGAAGCCGTCGTTGTTGTTGATGGACGAGCCGTTCTCGGCGCTCGATGCGATCACGCGAGACGTCCTGCAGGGCGAGCTGCTGCGGATCTGGCGGGCGACCGGTACGGCGATCCTGTTCGTCACGCACGACGTCCGCGAGGCCGTCCGGCTCGGGCAACGCGTCGTACTGCTGTCGTCCCGGCCCGGTCGCGTCGTGCGCGAGTGGGACGTCGAGGAGTCCGGAGATGCGGTGGCGGAGATCAACACCGCGCTGCGAAAGGTGATCAGCAGCCATGCCGCAGCTTGA